A stretch of Saccharomyces cerevisiae S288C chromosome IV, complete sequence DNA encodes these proteins:
- the RSM24 gene encoding mitochondrial 37S ribosomal protein mS35 RSM24 (Mitochondrial ribosomal protein of the small subunit) — translation MKVPLGLWKVSRGNLWSTQKRVLTMSRCLNSDAGNEAKTVREGPAFSADLYMHPEKWKGLPPQRILELYWERMARLGSEYKPNKDELNALLTTSEYSNVPVNDIKKLYHRGEQGAIDIKGGNVNRDNSLRPFMFDELPSQAQELVAQHREQRFYNRLAAYELPLLAQYRQEYKRPSPESHPVTYRYTSYVGEEHPNSRKVVLSVKTKELGLEEKSLHKFRILARSRYDHTTDIFKMSSDKFEHASQNARYLHDILQRLLAESKDLTEDDFSDVPLDTRHTIAKSLRKKKRDYEFPEHWKRPEDAPKKKFDIVDQLLSTL, via the coding sequence ATGAAAGTACCATTGGGGTTATGGAAAGTCTCTCGGGGTAATTTGTGGAGCACCCAGAAAAGGGTTTTGACAATGTCTAGATGTTTGAACAGTGATGCTGGTAATGAAGCTAAAACTGTGAGAGAAGGACCAGCTTTTTCAGCAGATCTCTATATGCATCCCGAAAAATGGAAGGGTTTACCTCCTCAAAGAATTTTAGAGTTATATTGGGAGAGAATGGCTAGATTGGGTTCAGAGTATAAACCTAACAAAGACGAACTGAATGCCTTATTAACCACTTCTGAGTACTCAAATGTACCTGTTAACGATATTAAAAAGCTATATCACAGAGGAGAACAAGGCGCTATTGATATAAAAGGTGGAAACGTGAATCGCGATAACAGTCTTAGACCGTTTATGTTTGATGAATTGCCATCGCAAGCTCAGGAATTGGTTGCCCAACATCGTGAACAAAGGTTCTATAATCGATTAGCCGCATATGAGTTACCGCTATTAGCTCAATATCGCCAGGAATACAAGAGACCATCTCCAGAAAGTCATCCGGTCACTTATAGATACACTAGTTATGTTGGCGAAGAGCATCCCAATTCGAGGAAGGTTGTATTAAGCGTTAAAACCAAGGAATTGGGCCTGGAGGAAAAATCATTACATAAGTTCAGAATATTAGCCAGGTCGCGTTATGATCATACTAcagatatttttaaaatgtCTAGTGACAAATTTGAGCATGCATCACAAAATGCACGTTATTTGCATGATATTCTTCAAAGGCTGTTAGCGGAGTCAAAAGATTTGACGGAGGACGATTTTAGCGATGTTCCCCTTGACACAAGGCATACTATAGCTAAGAGTTTACGTAAAAAGAAGCGGGATTATGAGTTTCCTGAACACTGGAAACGCCCTGAAGATGCaccaaagaagaaatttgatATTGTAGATCAATTATTGAGCACTCTTTAA
- the HSP42 gene encoding heat shock protein HSP42 (Compartment-specific sequestrase chaperone; small heat shock protein (sHSP) with chaperone activity; targets and sequesters proteins to cytoplasmic inclusions (CytoQ); sumoylated during DNA damage; forms barrel-shaped oligomers that suppress unfolded protein aggregation; involved in cytoskeleton reorganization after heat shock; protein abundance increases and forms cytoplasmic foci in response to DNA replication stress) produces the protein MSFYQPSLSLYDVLNALSNQTGQRGQQGYPRQPQRPQRYHPHYGQVHVGGHHPRHHPLYSRYNGVPNTYYYQFPGQAYYYSPEYGYDDEDGEEEDQDEDMVGDSGTTRQEDGGEDSNSRRYPSYYHCNTARNNRTNQQANSLNDLLTALIGVPPYEGTEPEIEANTEQEGEKGEEKDKKDKSEAPKEEAGETNKEKPLNQLEESSRPPLAKKSSSFAHLQAPSPIPDPLQVSKPETRMDLPFSPEVNVYDTEDTYVVVLALPGANSRAFHIDYHPSSHEMLIKGKIEDRVGIDEKFLKITELKYGAFERTVKFPVLPRIKDEEIKATYNNGLLQIKVPKIVNDTEKPKPKKRIAIEEIPDEELEFEENPNPTVEN, from the coding sequence ATGAGTTTTTATCAACCATCCCTATCTCTTTATGACGTTTTGAACGCATTATCCAACCAAACTGGCCAGAGAGGGCAGCAAGGATATCCTCGCCAACCACAAAGGCCACAGAGATACCATCCCCATTATGGACAAGTGCACGTTGGCGGGCATCATCCTCGTCATCATCCATTGTATAGCAGATACAATGGTGTTCCTAATACCTATTACTACCAGTTCCCTGGACAAGCCTATTACTATAGTCCTGAATACGGTTATGATGACGAGGAtggtgaagaagaggaCCAAGACGAAGATATGGTGGGTGACAGCGGCACTACAAGACAGGAAGATGGTGGCGAGGACAGCAACTCGAGAAGATATCCATCATATTACCATTGTAATACTGCCAGGAATAATAGGACCAACCAACAGGCAAACAGTTTAAACGACTTATTAACCGCGTTAATAGGTGTTCCACCATATGAAGGCACTGAACCAGAAATTGAAGCAAATACCGAACAGGAGGGCGAAAAgggagaagaaaaggataaGAAGGATAAGTCTGAAGCACCCAAAGAGGAAGCTGGCGAAAccaacaaagaaaaacctTTGAATCAGCTGGAGGAATCGTCGAGACCACCATTagccaaaaaatcttcatCGTTCGCTCACCTACAAGCGCCTTCCCCAATACCTGACCCGTTACAAGTATCCAAGCCTGAAACGAGAATGGACTTACCATTTTCACCAGAAGTGAATGTCTATGATACCGAGGACACTTACGTAGTTGTTCTTGCGTTACCAGGTGCTAACTCTAGGGCTTTCCACATTGATTACCATCCATCTTCTCATGAGATGCTCATCAAGGGTAAGATCGAAGACAGAGTGGgcattgatgaaaaattcttgaagatCACGGAACTAAAATATGGTGCGTTTGAGAGAACCGTTAAATTCCCCGTGCTGCCACGCATTAAGGACGAAGAAATTAAAGCTACTTACAACAACGGTCTACTACAAATTAAGGTGCCTAAAATTGTCAATGACACTGAAAAGCCGAAGCCAAAAAAGAGGATCGCCATTGAGGAAATACCCGACGAAGAATTGgagtttgaagaaaatccCAACCCTACGGTAGAAAATTGA
- the SUP35 gene encoding translation termination factor GTPase eRF3 (Translation termination factor eRF3; has a role in mRNA deadenylation and decay; altered protein conformation creates the [PSI(+)] prion, self-perpetuating amyloid fibrils that modify cellular fitness, alter translational fidelity by affecting reading frame selection, and result in a nonsense suppressor phenotype; forms reversible liquid condensates in response to both acidic and osmotic stress to promote survival; many stress-response genes are repressed in the presence of [PSI(+)]), whose translation MSDSNQGNNQQNYQQYSQNGNQQQGNNRYQGYQAYNAQAQPAGGYYQNYQGYSGYQQGGYQQYNPDAGYQQQYNPQGGYQQYNPQGGYQQQFNPQGGRGNYKNFNYNNNLQGYQAGFQPQSQGMSLNDFQKQQKQAAPKPKKTLKLVSSSGIKLANATKKVGTKPAESDKKEEEKSAETKEPTKEPTKVEEPVKKEEKPVQTEEKTEEKSELPKVEDLKISESTHNTNNANVTSADALIKEQEEEVDDEVVNDMFGGKDHVSLIFMGHVDAGKSTMGGNLLYLTGSVDKRTIEKYEREAKDAGRQGWYLSWVMDTNKEERNDGKTIEVGKAYFETEKRRYTILDAPGHKMYVSEMIGGASQADVGVLVISARKGEYETGFERGGQTREHALLAKTQGVNKMVVVVNKMDDPTVNWSKERYDQCVSNVSNFLRAIGYNIKTDVVFMPVSGYSGANLKDHVDPKECPWYTGPTLLEYLDTMNHVDRHINAPFMLPIAAKMKDLGTIVEGKIESGHIKKGQSTLLMPNKTAVEIQNIYNETENEVDMAMCGEQVKLRIKGVEEEDISPGFVLTSPKNPIKSVTKFVAQIAIVELKSIIAAGFSCVMHVHTAIEEVHIVKLLHKLEKGTNRKSKKPPAFAKKGMKVIAVLETEAPVCVETYQDYPQLGRFTLRDQGTTIAIGKIVKIAE comes from the coding sequence ATGTCGGATTCAAACCAAGGCAACAATCAGCAAAACTACCAGCAATACAGCCAGAACGGTAACCAACAACAAGGTAACAACAGATACCAAGGTTATCAAGCTTACAATGCTCAAGCCCAACCTGCAGGTGGGTACTACCAAAATTACCAAGGTTATTCTGGGTACCAACAAGGTGGCTATCAACAGTACAATCCCGACGCCGGTTACCAGCAACAGTATAATCCTCAAGGAGGCTATCAACAGTACAATCCTCAAGGCGGTTATCAGCAGCAATTCAATCCACAAGGTGGCCGTGGAAATTACAAAAACTTCAACTACAATAACAATTTGCAAGGATATCAAGCTGGTTTCCAACCACAGTCTCAAGGTATGTCTTTGAACGACTTTCAAAAGCAACAAAAGCAGGCCGCTCCCAAACCAAAGAAGACTTTGAAGCTTGTCTCCAGTTCCGGTATCAAGTTGGCCAATGCTACCAAGAAGGTTGGCACAAAACCTGCCGAATCTGATAagaaagaggaagagaagTCTGCTGAAACCAAAGAACCAACTAAAGAGCCAACAAAGGTCGAAGAACCAGTTAAAAAGGAGGAGAAACCAGTCCAGACTGAAGAAAAGACGGAGGAAAAATCGGAACTTCCAAAGGTAGAAGACCTTAAAATCTCTGAATCAACACATAATACCAACAATGCCAATGTTACCAGTGCTGATGCCTTGATCAAGGAAcaggaagaagaagtggATGACGAAGTTGTTAACGATATGTTTGGTGGTAAAGATCACgtttctttaattttcaTGGGTCATGTTGATGCCGGTAAATCTACTATGGGTGGTAATCTACTATACTTGACTGGCTCTGTGGATAAGAGAACTATTGAGAAATATGAAAGAGAAGCCAAGGATGCAGGCAGACAAGGTTGGTACTTGTCATGGGTCATGGATAccaacaaagaagaaagaaatgatGGTAAGACTATCGAAGTTGGTAAGGCCTACTttgaaactgaaaaaagGCGTTATACCATATTGGATGCTCCTGGTCATAAAATGTACGTTTCCGAGATGATCGGTGGTGCTTCTCAAGCTGATGTTGGTGTTTTGGTCATTTCCGCCAGAAAGGGTGAGTACGAAACCGGTTTTGAGAGAGGTGGTCAAACTCGTGAACACGCCCTATTGGCCAAGACCCAAGGTGTTAATAAGATGGTTGTCGTCGTAAATAAGATGGATGACCCAACCGTTAACTGGTCTAAGGAACGTTACGACCAATGTGTGAGTAATGTCAGCAATTTCTTGAGAGCAATTGGTTACAACATTAAGACAGACGTTGTATTTATGCCAGTATCCGGCTACAGTGGTgcaaatttgaaagatcACGTAGATCCAAAAGAATGCCCATGGTACACCGGCCCAACTCTGTTAGAATATCTGGATACAATGAACCACGTCGACCGTCACATCAATGCTCCATTCATGTTGCCTATTGCCGCTAAGATGAAGGATCTAGGTACCATCGTTGAAGGTAAAATTGAATCCGGTCATATCAAAAAGGGTCAATCCACCCTACTGATGCCTAACAAAACCGCTGtggaaattcaaaatatttacaacgaaactgaaaatgaagttGATATGGCTATGTGTGGTGAGCAAGTTAAACTAAGAATCAAAGgtgttgaagaagaagacatTTCACCAGGTTTTGTACTAACATCGCCAAAGAACCCTATCAAGAGTGTTACCAAGTTTGTAGCTCAAATTGCTATTGTAGAATTAAAATCTATCATAGCAGCCGGTTTTTCATGTGTTATGCATGTTCATACAGCAATTGAAGAGGTACATATTGTTAAGTTATTGCACAAATTAGAAAAGGGTACCAACCGTAAGTCAAAGAAACCACCTGCTTTTGCTAAGAAGGGTATGAAGGTCATCGCTGTTTTAGAAACTGAAGCTCCAGTTTGTGTGGAAACTTACCAAGATTACCCTCAATTAGGTAGATTCACTTTGAGAGATCAAGGTACCACAATAGCAATTGGTAAAATTGTTAAAATTGCCGAGTAA
- the HMO1 gene encoding Hmo1p (Chromatin-associated high mobility group (HMG) family member; role in compacting, bending, bridging and looping DNA; lysine-rich CTD is essential for chromatin assembly, forming condensates with dsDNA; functionally similar to linker histone H1; rDNA-binding component regulates transcription from RNAPI promoters; regulates start site selection of ribosomal protein genes via RNAPII promoters; role in genome maintenance; associates with a 5'-3' DNA helicase and Fpr1p) has translation MTTDPSVKLKSAKDSLVSSLFELSKAANQTASSIVDFYNAIGDDEEEKIEAFTTLTESLQTLTSGVNHLHGISSELVNPIDDDKDAIIAAPVKAVRRKIERDPNAPKKPLTVFFAYSAYVRQELREDRQKAGLPPLSSTEITQEISKKWKELSDNEKEKWKQAYNVELENYQREKSKYLEAKKNGTLPPASLENGPTHAPVPIPFSLQHAAEPPVEKRPHDDDGSSEKKKKKKKKDKKKDKSNSSI, from the coding sequence ATGACTACAGATCCTTCTGTCAAATTGAAGTCCGCCAAAGACTCCCTCGTCTCCTCCCTCTTCGAGTTATCAAAAGCTGCTAATCAGACAGCCTCCTCTATTGTTGATTTCTACAATGCCATCGGcgacgatgaagaagagaagatAGAGGCTTTCACCACTTTGACTGAGTCTTTGCAAACATTGACTTCTGGTGTAAACCACTTGCACGGCATCAGCTCGGAGCTGGTTAACCctattgatgatgataaagatGCTATTATCGCTGCTCCAGTCAAGGCTGTAAGAAGAAAGATCGAACGTGATCCAAATGCTCCAAAGAAGCCACTGActgttttctttgcttACTCTGCGTACGTTCGTCAAGAACTTCGTGAAGACAGACAAAAGGCTGGCTTGCCACCTTTATCCTCAACTGAGATTACTCAAGAAATCTCCAAGAAATGGAAGGAATTGAGTGataacgaaaaagaaaaatggaagCAGGCTTACAACGTCGAGTTGGAGAATTACCAAAGAGAGAAATCCAAATACTTagaagcaaagaaaaacgGTACCCTACCACCAGCTTCCTTGGAAAACGGTCCAACTCATGCGCCGGTTCCAATTCCTTTCAGTTTACAGCACGCCGCTGAACCTCCTGTGGAAAAGAGACCTCacgatgatgatggatCTTcggaaaagaagaagaagaagaagaagaaggataAGAAGAAGGACAAATCCAACTCTTCTATTTGA
- a CDS encoding gag protein (Retrotransposon TYA Gag gene; Gag is a nucleocapsid protein that is the structural constituent of virus-like particles (VLPs); similar to retroviral Gag; YDR170W-A is part of a mutant retrotransposon; distribution in the cytoplasm becomes irregular rather than punctate upon DNA replication stress): MESQQLSQHSPISHGSACASVTSKEVQTTQDPLDISASKTEECEKVFTQANSQQPTTPPSAAVPENHHHASPQAAQVPLPQNGPYPQQRMMTPQQANISGWPVYGHPSLMPYPPYQMSPMYAPPGAQSQFTQYPQYVGTHLNTPSPESGNSFPDSSSAKSNMTSTNQHVRPPPILTSPNDFLNWVKIYIKFLQNSNLGDIIPTATRKAVRQMTDDELTFLCHTFQLFALSQFLPTWVKDILSVDYTDIMKILSKSINKMQSDTQEVNDITTLANLHYNGSTPADAFEAEVTNILDRLKNNGIPINNKVACQFIMRGLSGEYKFLRYARHRYIHMTVADLFSDIHSMYEEQQESKRNKSTYRRSPSDEKKDSRTYTNTTKPKSITRNSQKPNNSQSRTARAHNVSTSNNFPGPDNDLIRGSTTEPIQLKNKHDLHLRPGTY; this comes from the coding sequence atggaatcccaacaattatctcaacattcacccatttctcatggtagcgcctgtgcttcggttacttctaaAGAAGTCCAAACAACtcaagatccgttagacatttcagcttccaaaacagaagaatgTGAGAAGGTTTTCACTCAGGCTAATTCTCAACAGCCAACAACACCTCCCTCAGCTgctgttccagagaaccatCATCATGCCTCTCCTCAAGCTGCTCAAGTACCATTGCCACAAAATGGGCCGTACCCACAGCAGCGAATGATGACTCCCCAACAAGCCAATATTTCTGGTTGGCCAGTATACGGGCACCCATCTTTGATGCCGTATCcaccttatcaaatgtcaCCTATGTACGCTCCACCTGGAGCACAATCACAGTTTACACAATATCCACAATATGTTGGAACACATTTGAACACCCCGTCACCTGAGTCAGGTAATTCATTTCCTGATTCATCCTCAGCAAAGTCTAATATGACATCCACTAATCAACATGTCAGACCACCGCCAATCTTAACCTCACCTAATGACTTTCTAAATTGGGTTAAAAtatacatcaaatttttacaaaattcGAATCTCGGTGATATTATTCCGACAGCAACAAGAAAAGCCGTACGTCAGATGACTGATGACGAACTCACCTTCTTATGTCACACCTTTCAACTATTTGCTCTATCTCAATTCTTACCCACCTGGGTTAAAGACATCTTATCTGTTGATTATACagatatcatgaaaattctttccaaaagcaTTAACAAAATGCAGTCTGATACTCAAGAGGTAAATGACATTACGACCCTAGCAAATTTGCATTATAATGGAAGTACACCTgcagatgcatttgaaGCAGAAGTCACAAACATTCTTGACAGACTAAAAAACAATGGCATTCctatcaataacaaggtAGCATGCCAATTCATTATGAGAGGTCTATCTGGCGAAtacaaatttttacgctaCGCACGTCATCGATATATACATATGACAGTTGCTGATCTGTTTTCAGACATACATTCTATgtatgaagaacaacaggAATCAAAACGTAATAAATCTACTTATAGGAGAAGTCCgagtgatgagaagaaagacTCTCGCACCTATACGAATACAACCAAACCCAAATCCATAACTCGGAATTCCCAAAAACCAAATAATTCACAATCAAGAACAGCCAGGGCTCATAACGTATCCACATCTAATAACTTTCCCGGCCCTGATAACGATCTCATAAGAGGATCAACTACTGAaccgattcaattgaagaatAAACACGACCTTCACCTTAGGCCAGGAACTTACTGA
- the ARG82 gene encoding inositol polyphosphate multikinase (Inositol polyphosphate multikinase (IPMK); sequentially phosphorylates Ins(1,4,5)P3 to form Ins(1,3,4,5,6)P5; also has diphosphoinositol polyphosphate synthase activity; regulates genes responsive to arginine, phosphate, and nitrogen; needed by most [PSI+] variants for prion propagation), with the protein MDTVNNYRVLEHKAAGHDGTLTDGDGLLIFKPAFPQELEFYKAIQVRDVSRRKSSADGDAPLCSWMPTYLGVLNEGAKIEQSGDAALLKIDERLSDSTDNLDSIPVKSEKSKQYLVLENLLYGFSKPNILDIKLGKTLYDSKASLEKRERMKRVSETTTSGSLGFRICGMKIQKNPSVLNQLSLEYYEEEADSDYIFINKLYGRSRTDQNVSDAIELYFNNPHLSDARKHQLKKTFLKRLQLFYNTMLEEEVRMISSSLLFIYEGDPERWELLNDVDKLMRDDFIDDDDDDDDNDDDDDDDAEGSSEGPKDKKTTGSLSSMSLIDFAHSEITPGKGYDENVIEGVETLLDIFMKF; encoded by the coding sequence atgGATACGGTAAACAATTATAGGGTTTTAGAGCATAAAGCTGCTGGCCACGACGGTACTCTAACAGACGGTGATGGATTGCTCATCTTTAAACCGGCCTTTCCGCAGGAACTGGAATTCTACAAAGCCATACAAGTGAGAGATGTGAGTCGAAGAAAGTCTTCGGCTGATGGAGATGCTCCCTTGTGCTCTTGGATGCCCACGTATCTTGGAGTCTTGAATGAAGGGGCAAAAATCGAGCAAAGTGGCGATGCTGCGCTTCTGAAGATAGATGAGCGGTTAAGTGATTCCACTGATAATCTTGATTCAATACCTGTAAAGTCTGAGAAGTCCAAGCAATACCTCGTTTTAGAAAATCTACTATATGGATTTAGTAAACCTAATATACTTGATATAAAATTAGGCAAAACTTTGTATGATTCGAAGGCAtcattggaaaaaagagagagaaTGAAAAGAGTCAGTGAGACGACGACTTCAGGATCTTTGGGTTTCAGGATATGTGGCATGAAAATACAGAAAAATCCCTCTGTGCTGAATCAGCTTTCGCTCGAATATtacgaagaagaagcagacAGTGATTATATCTTTATAAACAAATTGTATGGTCGTTCAAGAACCGATCAAAATGTTTCAGATGCAATTGAACTTTATTTTAACAATCCTCATCTGTCGGATGCGAGAAAGCATCaactgaagaaaacatttttgaaaagattgcAGTTGTTTTATAATACTAtgctagaagaagaagttagAATGATATCAAGTAgtcttttgtttatttacGAAGGAGACCCGGAGCGATGGGAATTACTAAATGATGTTGACAAACTTATGCGAGATGATTTTATagacgatgatgacgacgatgatgataatgatgatgatgatgatgatgatgcCGAGGGAAGCAGCGAAGGACCAAAGGACAAAAAAACAACTGGTTCTTTGAGTTCCATGTCACTAATAGATTTTGCACATTCTGAAATAACGCCGGGGAAGGGTTATGATGAAAACGTGATTGAAGGAGTTGAAACCTTGCTagatatttttatgaaaTTCTAG